The Dehalococcoidia bacterium DNA window CGGGAATGCCGAACTCCCGCGCCACGGTGGCCGCGTGCGAGAGCAGACCGCCGGTCTCCACCACCACGGCCGCCGCGGGCACGAACAAGGGCGTCCAGGGCGCGTCGGTGAAGGGCGCGACC harbors:
- a CDS encoding PEP-utilizing enzyme, translating into VAPFTDAPWTPLFVPAAAVVVETGGLLSHAATVAREFGIPAVVAVKGATQLIKTGQLVTVDGMTGTVTVGNREQGTGNRE